Part of the Anopheles gambiae chromosome 3, idAnoGambNW_F1_1, whole genome shotgun sequence genome is shown below.
ACAGGCAGCTTTCGGCACGTGCGGCCGTTCCGGTTCGGTGGAAGTAGTACACACGGTGGTAGTGTGTGGTCGTTTGCTGTACGTTTGGAGCTGTCAGTGTGAGCCGTGTGTGAAGCTGTTCAAAGTAATCCTTCATTTTCCAGTGCCCTGTTTCAGATATCTTTGCATTAAGTCTTCCGCGGGGTTTTTATTCGATTCGTTTTCCGTTTGTTTGACTTTTGAAACCCCCGTCGTACCAAGCCCAGCTGCGAGCGAATTTTGCTACCGCCGCGGAATCAATAAAACCGCACCGTGAACGTAATCTAATTAACGCCAGCTCTTGTCGACGTGTCAGCAAGCGGACCGTTTATCAATTGTAAGCTTTTGAGGTCTTGACACTTTTTTGGGGCGTAGGGTACACATTAGCTGGCTTCCGCTAAAGAAAGCCCCTTCAAGACAGGTTAAATGTATCACCAGTGCCAAAAGCAGTCATCGATCATAGAGTTGGGGAGCCGCGGGTAGTGTCCAAGGTACTGGCGCTTGCAGACAGTGTGTGTACTGGAAGTAGGTGTCGGTTAGCCGGGAGTTTTGGTTCTGGGCATTTTCATattcaaaccattttttttttaaactgtaaaCTGAGGTTGTGTTATTAGATAGGCTAAAGCCGATTGCTAAGTCTTGCCGTGTTGTACGTGTCTTGCAGTTATGGTGTAATGGATATACCGCGTTGCACTGATAAGGGTGTTTTGGAGCCAGTAGGTCGTTTTAAGCATGTAGCGTAATATTGTGTGGACTTTTACGGAAATATTTAGATTATTGAAAAGCTAAAACtgataatcttcttcttctttggcacaacaaccgctgtcggtcaaggcctgcctgtacccactagtgaagtgagcttggctttcagtgacttattgttaccatagcaggatagtcagtcctacgtatgggagcacggtctattcggggcttgaacccatgacgggcatgttgttaagtcgttcctGATAATAAACATCAAAATTCCAGACATCAACCGAAGGGTTTCAAGCAAGAAATAATTCCCGCTGCATAGAAGAAGTCTTGCTGTGTTTCTGCCTTTTCACGTGTTTAGCCATTGgcctgtgtatgtgtatgtgctaTGCAGCATTGAGTGCTTAAATGAACAGTGAGTATTCAGTTGTTACTTGAACGCAGTCGCATCCAAGTTCTAGTCCAGTGTAGAGTTACACTTCAAGAAGCCTTACGCATTGAGCATAGCATTTTGTGTCGCTGGTGCACGTTGAATAGCATAGGCAAACGTCTGAGGACACGCAAATATGACTAttgaaacttttaaaattcccTCAAAACAGAACGTATTAAGGAATTCTTTAAACTGAACCATTATTTCATGAAGTTTCGTGCAATTGAAACATAGGACGGCTACCGTATCAAACAGATTAGCCTTGAAGGAGTTCAGCCACACCAATGTTCGTCATCGTTCACCTGAATAAAgcgaaatcatgtaaacatttCTCAGAACCACGTAATAATTGAATCTTTATCGTTCGTTCGGGGTTGTGGCAAAAAAACAGATATCTTATCATGTTCGCTTGGGCCGACAGTACGTCATCGGTGACACATTGCTAGGGAAGCCTGTCTGTGTTTCAAGTGGAGCTGAGATGAGATcgacccgcacacacacaactgccGCGGACGTTTGATTGCAAATACACTTCGGGGCTACCGCAAAAGCAAGCCATGGTAGGTAGATGAGTCATAGCCCGCCCAGCAGGTACATACGTTATCTGggcggttttttttattatttaggAGCAATCGGTCACCACCATACCACACGACTATCCGGAACCAGTCGCCACCGACAGCTACATCATACCGACGCTCGGACTCTACCACGGCTCGTTCGTCTTCACCTATCTGTCCACCTTTCTGTCCTACATTACGCCGTACGATCTGCCAGTAGGTAAGACCACCATGCTGCATACTTCCCCGCCAACGGTACGGCGGGTTGGGTCGGGTCATAAGTGTTGAATAAAAGTCTACTGCATTCTAGAGCTGCTGCGCGATGCATTCCACACGAAGGTGTCCTTTCTGCAGCTGATACTGGAGGTGAGTACTGCTTCTAAAACTGACGTGGCGCCAAAACTGATCGTTTGAAAATTCTCCCCTTTCCCCTTTTGCAGGCCCTCAAGGTTGAGTCGGGCTACATCTGTCTGATAGCGATCTTTTTCCTGATCTCGCTCATACCGCTCTGCTACACGATCGCCTGGGGATGTGCGAAGGAACCGGACGATGATCTGAATCCCGGCCCAACCGTCGATGCCATCATACAGGCGGAGGAGCTATCGCTCGAGGAGTCTCTGCACTGTCGCAAAAGTTTCCTCGGTCTAATGCTCCAGGTCGTcatactgctgctgatgtaggttgttttttctgttggtgtgtCGAGCGGGTGAATCAATCAATAATCGCAATCTCTCTCGTCGCCTCTTTTCCCAGTGCCGGTGTCATAGCAATGTTTGTGACGAACGAACAGATTGCCTCGGCCGTCGATCACACGCCCACCGTCGTGCGGTCTTCATTGCTCGATGCGGCCACGTATCTGCGCGATGCCGAATCGCAAATGCGGTTCGTCATCGCGCAAGGACTTGCCACCGCGACCGAGCGCATAAGGGACGATCTCGAAGCCGTCGACAAGCTGCTGGGCGAACCGATTCAGCACCATCTCGCACTGTTTACCGGCATCGACATCATCTTCGAGTCGATCATTGAGATtagcacgagcagcagcaacctgtCGCGCCGTATCCATCTGCTGCAGGATGCACTGGCCCGGGCGGCCAAGATCTCGTACGAGGCGGAGTATCGGCTGGACGAGCTGCAGATACAGCTGACGGTGCTGCAGCGCCAGTGCACGTTTCGCGATCGGCCGCTTTGTGATACGCTGCGCATCAGGAACTTCGAGGACACGGGGCTGATCGACCGTATTCGGAAGCTGCAGGCGGATCGCACGCTTGCCAAGCTGATGGCGATGGGTGAGGCGAGTCGGAACAGTAGCATGCATGCGTTGTCGCAGGAGCTTACGCTGGCAAGGGCTACCTTCCGCAACTATGCTGGAGAGGTGCGCAATGCTACCGAAGATCAGGCAGATCTGGTGGAGGAGCGCCTGGAGGAGCTGAGCAACGATACGGAAGCGACTGTAAGCGTGCTGTCGCAAACGATCGGTGAGCTGGTGGGACAGGTGAATCGGACGGCAAACTTCTCCGACTCGTTCTTCGATCGGTACCGTGAGATTGGTGCGATCTTGTGGTTGGCCGGACTCGCGACCACCATCATGACGCTGCTCGTGACGCTCATTCTGCTGAGCGCGCTTAGCTGTGGCTGCTGTCACGCGGACAATAAGGCGGGCATCACGCTCATCCTCGGCGCTGTTTGCATCTGTATTGCAAGCTTAGCGCTGTCTGGATTCACGATGATGGAGATGTTGCTGGGCGCTCATGGGCAGCTGTTCATCTGCCATCCGCTGTACAACGAGCCGGACTACACTGTGCTGCAGAAGCTGATCGACAAACCGGGACTGATTTACCCAACCGAACCACAGTATGGGATCATCGGGGAGCTGCTGCGACAGGCTGCTCCGGCCGATGCACGATGGTCACAGCCAGTACAGATATCGCTCTCGAAAGCGCTGAACGAGTGTGAACAGGGTCGTGGCTCGTACGGCACCTTTCAGCTCGATTCACTGCTCAATCTGTCCGCGAAAATAGAGCACCGCAAGCGGCCCGAGCTTGAGCGAGCGATTGAGAGTGTGGGCGCTAGCGAGGAACCATTTCTTGGGTTTACCGTACGCATCCAGGGCATACTGGAGGATATGCTGTACGACTCGGACCTCAACATGACGAGCACGCGCATCGAGCTGACACAACTCTCGCCCGACAAGGATGTGCTCACGTTCATCGATCAGCTGCAGCGCGTATCGGCCCAGATCCAGGATGTGGCCACCTCGAGCCGCATGACCACACTTGGGTCGCGGGCCAAGCGCTTGCAGCTCTCGCTGCTGGCACCGCTCGAACAGTTGCGCGGTGACATCGTGTACCATCTAACCGCGCTCGAGCTGCAGCTATCGCCGTGGGCCGCGCAGGTTAATAAAAGCTTGACGCACCTGCGAAACGCGCAGTCCTTCCTCGACACGGACGCGGCTGAGGTGTGCTACAACCGTAGCGACACCTACCGGGCAAGGTTGCGTGGCCACCTGGACGCTTACCGGAACTACACGACCATGGTGCTGAACGATCGATGCGCAAGCTGTCGACCTCTGTTCGACATCTTCGATGCGATGCGCATGCTGTTCTGTCACCACATTATGGATCCCATGAATGGGCTATGGTTTTCGGCGTTTCTGT
Proteins encoded:
- the LOC3291461 gene encoding prominin-1 isoform X1, producing MEQSVTTIPHDYPEPVATDSYIIPTLGLYHGSFVFTYLSTFLSYITPYDLPVVYCILELLRDAFHTKVSFLQLILEALKVESGYICLIAIFFLISLIPLCYTIAWGCAKEPDDDLNPGPTVDAIIQAEELSLEESLHCRKSFLGLMLQVVILLLIAGVIAMFVTNEQIASAVDHTPTVVRSSLLDAATYLRDAESQMRFVIAQGLATATERIRDDLEAVDKLLGEPIQHHLALFTGIDIIFESIIEISTSSSNLSRRIHLLQDALARAAKISYEAEYRLDELQIQLTVLQRQCTFRDRPLCDTLRIRNFEDTGLIDRIRKLQADRTLAKLMAMGEASRNSSMHALSQELTLARATFRNYAGEVRNATEDQADLVEERLEELSNDTEATVSVLSQTIGELVGQVNRTANFSDSFFDRYREIGAILWLAGLATTIMTLLVTLILLSALSCGCCHADNKAGITLILGAVCICIASLALSGFTMMEMLLGAHGQLFICHPLYNEPDYTVLQKLIDKPGLIYPTEPQYGIIGELLRQAAPADARWSQPVQISLSKALNECEQGRGSYGTFQLDSLLNLSAKIEHRKRPELERAIESVGASEEPFLGFTVRIQGILEDMLYDSDLNMTSTRIELTQLSPDKDVLTFIDQLQRVSAQIQDVATSSRMTTLGSRAKRLQLSLLAPLEQLRGDIVYHLTALELQLSPWAAQVNKSLTHLRNAQSFLDTDAAEVCYNRSDTYRARLRGHLDAYRNYTTMVLNDRCASCRPLFDIFDAMRMLFCHHIMDPMNGLWFSAFLCLFLWAVATPLSLMLSSTYRRLEILSTKLQHSNSHRYNARASVREDQRESSHWSTQRSVSVHVNAMAESSTDEELSHYTATGSGEEDGTEEGAVVIEYIELRYESGDPTNYRESLI
- the LOC3291461 gene encoding prominin-1 isoform X3: MEQSVTTIPHDYPEPVATDSYIIPTLGLYHGSFVFTYLSTFLSYITPYDLPVVYCILELLRDAFHTKVSFLQLILEALKVESGYICLIAIFFLISLIPLCYTIAWGCAKEPDDDLNPGPTVDAIIQAEELSLEESLHCRKSFLGLMLQVVILLLIAGVIAMFVTNEQIASAVDHTPTVVRSSLLDAATYLRDAESQMRFVIAQGLATATERIRDDLEAVDKLLGEPIQHHLALFTGIDIIFESIIEISTSSSNLSRRIHLLQDALARAAKISYEAEYRLDELQIQLTVLQRQCTFRDRPLCDTLRIRNFEDTGLIDRIRKLQADRTLAKLMAMGEASRNSSMHALSQELTLARATFRNYAGEVRNATEDQADLVEERLEELSNDTEATVSVLSQTIGELVGQVNRTANFSDSFFDRYREIGAILWLAGLATTIMTLLVTLILLSALSCGCCHADNKAGITLILGAVCICIASLALSGFTMMEMLLGAHGQLFICHPLYNEPDYTVLQKLIDKPGLIYPTEPQYGIIGELLRQAAPADARWSQPVQISLSKALNECEQGRGSYGTFQLDSLLNLSAKIEHRKRPELERAIESVGASEEPFLGFTVRIQGILEDMLYDSDLNMTSTRIELTQLSPDKDVLTFIDQLQRVSAQIQDVATSSRMTTLGSRAKRLQLSLLAPLEQLRGDIVYHLTALELQLSPWAAQVNKSLTHLRNAQSFLDTDAAEVCYNRSDTYRARLRGHLDAYRNYTTMVLNDRCASCRPLFDIFDAMRMLFCHHIMDPMNGLWFSAFLCLFLWAVATPLSLMLSSTYRRLEILSTKLQHSNSHRYNARASVREDQRESSHWSTQRSTVSVMPDIDRSNW
- the LOC3291461 gene encoding prominin-1 isoform X2, with amino-acid sequence MEQSVTTIPHDYPEPVATDSYIIPTLGLYHGSFVFTYLSTFLSYITPYDLPVELLRDAFHTKVSFLQLILEALKVESGYICLIAIFFLISLIPLCYTIAWGCAKEPDDDLNPGPTVDAIIQAEELSLEESLHCRKSFLGLMLQVVILLLIAGVIAMFVTNEQIASAVDHTPTVVRSSLLDAATYLRDAESQMRFVIAQGLATATERIRDDLEAVDKLLGEPIQHHLALFTGIDIIFESIIEISTSSSNLSRRIHLLQDALARAAKISYEAEYRLDELQIQLTVLQRQCTFRDRPLCDTLRIRNFEDTGLIDRIRKLQADRTLAKLMAMGEASRNSSMHALSQELTLARATFRNYAGEVRNATEDQADLVEERLEELSNDTEATVSVLSQTIGELVGQVNRTANFSDSFFDRYREIGAILWLAGLATTIMTLLVTLILLSALSCGCCHADNKAGITLILGAVCICIASLALSGFTMMEMLLGAHGQLFICHPLYNEPDYTVLQKLIDKPGLIYPTEPQYGIIGELLRQAAPADARWSQPVQISLSKALNECEQGRGSYGTFQLDSLLNLSAKIEHRKRPELERAIESVGASEEPFLGFTVRIQGILEDMLYDSDLNMTSTRIELTQLSPDKDVLTFIDQLQRVSAQIQDVATSSRMTTLGSRAKRLQLSLLAPLEQLRGDIVYHLTALELQLSPWAAQVNKSLTHLRNAQSFLDTDAAEVCYNRSDTYRARLRGHLDAYRNYTTMVLNDRCASCRPLFDIFDAMRMLFCHHIMDPMNGLWFSAFLCLFLWAVATPLSLMLSSTYRRLEILSTKLQHSNSHRYNARASVREDQRESSHWSTQRSVSVHVNAMAESSTDEELSHYTATGSGEEDGTEEGAVVIEYIELRYESGDPTNYRESLI